TCTTACTTCACATGCGTGATAGTGCATTGCCTTTGTAAGATTACTCAACATTGGTTGGTTTTTTGTTGTTCTACAGTATGAGGGAGGAATTTCACACCTTCCCTTACTTGATCCACCGATGCGAGCAAAACCCTTAGAACCATCTGAATGGAAAGAGAAGCTAAAAGACTTAACGGATGACGGTGAAGCATCACCTTCAGATAGTGGCAGAAGCTGCATATTATTGGATGTCAGAAACGGTATTTCCATTTGTATACAGTAACAGAACAGTCTTGATTCCTCTTATTATCTAGTAACTACGTCTGATCACTTATGATAGTCTGTGATTCGTACAGTGCACCACATATTGCTCTAGTTAAACCTACTGGTGGCTGGTGTTTAATTTGAGCAGGTTATGAATGGGATGTTGGTCATTTTCGTGGGGCACGTAGACCTGAAGTTGATTGCTTTCGGAACACTTCTTTTGGGCTATCTGATGAAAAGGTAAAAATTAATCCTAAGCTGAAAAGTTGTTATTTACAATCTGTAGATTAAGAGAAAGTGATCAGACAAGTCTTATCTGTAGGTTACATATTGTAACGTATTAGAGGTTAATATATCTAACACTAGAGATTTTGACACTATAGGAAGCTCCTTCAGACCCTTTGATAAATGTTGACAAGGAAAAAACAGATATACTGATGTACTGCACTGGAGGTATACGTTGCGATGTATATTCAACAGTTCTGAGGTACCACTATGGCTTCTCTACTCCATTCTCATACTACCATCTCCTCccaaaaacaaatgtttttcCCAAATAACTTTCTTGTGAGAAGTCAAATTTCTTTTCAGACAGCGGGGTTTCAAGAACCTGTATACACTCAAGGGTGGAGTTTCCCATTATCTTGAGGAAGAAGGCACATCTGACTGGGTTGGGAatctttttgtgtttgactcTCGTCTCTCTCTCCCACCAGCTGCCTACAGTAACAACACCGTGGATGAAGCCATAATAACTCCACAGACGCCTGTGGATACAAGTTTTGCAAGATGCTATATTTGTGATTCACAAGTTCATGAACTGAGACATCGGAACTGTGCTAACCTCGATTGCAATCTGCTTTTCTTGTGAGTTGCATCGTAGCttttgtttcatctttttatggctagtaacaaaaaaaatatgacttgAGGAAGTTTTCTAATCTTACCTCTATCTTTGGTTCAGATGCTGTGCAGAATGTGTTGTCAACTTGAAGGGATGTTGCTGTTCAGACTGCGTTACTGCTCCCAGACTTAGACCTGTCTTACATGgaataaaaagatatgaaaaatgGCATGTGTATCGCGATTCATAAATGCAAAATGCGCCTAGTACTCATGCCTTGCCACTTCAAAATTATGTTCACTGCATCTCTGTGATGCTCATGGGGTTTCGTCTGTTCTACAATGGGCAAGTGATTCGATGTGAAACACAACAAATGCAAAAGGTTCTTGAAGCAGAAGCTCATGCAGGAAGAAGTACTGTtcaattttgttaagtttttggGTGTGAAACTTGTCAATACTCAAATTTTCATTTCAACATGTACAAACAAAACTTGCAGCAAAGAGCAAGCAAACTATGATGCAACAAGGTGGTTCTTGTTACTAACAAAGTAGAAAAATAGTTGTAGAGGtgattattttagataaatccgtggttttaatatttctataactAACACACTCAAGTTTCTCTGCTCTCACATTACATTGAGATAACTGATATTGCAGGCCTAGTGAAATATGGTGGCTTTGCTTTGAACAACTTTCTTGAAGTGTCCTCAAACTCTTTACCATCTGGGAGCTCCATTGGTACGTGTAGCAATATAGTTTCTCAGAGAAGGAGACTGAGTAAGACCATCTGGTGCAACAGTGGTGTTCTGAGTTCCATTCTTCTGCTTCATCCTTCTCCGTGCTATGTATCCTCTGACCCAAGGAGTTACATCCTCGTTGGTCTTAATCATGATGAAGAAAATGATCCGGTAGATGATGATCATGCTGAGAATCACACTGAGGTTAATCCATTTTGATCGGTGCACGTTGATCTGGAAGACGTTCTCAAGAACGTATTCACCTGGAATCTTGAAAGCACTCCCTTGGCTGTCAAACATCAAGCCTCTCAGATCATTCTGGTATTGACCCTgaaagaacaaacaaacaaaaattaaatattatggTCTCATGATGATGAAGTGTGGTTTTTCAATGGTCTTTACTTGTAGCGCCCAGAAGTGGAAGCTAATGTATGACATAGGGTAACGCCAGAAAAGTTTAGGGATGTCATTTGGAAGCCTGAAGAATCCAGAAACCAGCATGAAGATCCCCTGAATCAAAAAGTACACAATGAAGTCAGATTCAAGAAGAGCTTTCTACTTCTACTTTTAAGAAAAGGTTTCAGGGTATGAGGAAAGCACCTGGATTCCAGCTCCGATGATGATACCCATGAGGAAGTTTGGAACAATACTAGCTATAGCCATCATCAAGCTCTCCACAACGGTGACACTTGCGTAGAGGCAGAGAACAAAGAAGAGATAGTGAGTGAATCCTGGATGCAACCCCACCATGAAGTAACATATTGTCCCGGAGATGAAAGTTATGATGATCAAGAACGGTGTTGCAGCTAGTGTGTTGGCTATCACAAACGCAGCTACTCCATAGTGGCCGTTTAGTCTCTCTCTTTGGAAAACCTGCGATCATTTTCAGTTTAAACAAATTCGTTTGGTTCGAGGAAACTGTGAGAGGAGCTAAGTTACCTTCATGTCTTCAACAAAAGAAGGAAACCCACCGATTGACATGAATGTTACAAAGCCAAAGACGAAAGACGCACATGATCCTCGTGCCTGGTTTGACAAACAGCAAAAGGAAGGACATGGTGAGAGGCAAAATTAAAACCTCAGTTCATGTAATTAAGATTATATGGGGAAATACCAGAATGGCGCTGTAGCTAGTCCCAACGTTCCAGTAGATGGTTCCAATGCAGACTGTGACCAGTATGTAAATAAGAAGTCTGAGCCAGTAATATCCAAAGTCCCTTGACATGTTGATGAAGGACCGCTTGGTTAGAGTGTAGGTCTGGAGTAGGAAACTAGCCTGGCTGCCTCCAGAGTCAAGAATAGTCCCTTTCTGTAGTGAGGAAACAGGTTAAAAGAGACCAGTGACTCATCCCAAGCTTGAGAAAAGAACAGAGAGTACTTACATATTGTGATATCTCCTCAACCTTAGCTTTTGCATTGTAATAATAGTCAGAAGTGTGGTAATAGTCCACCAAGAGTCTTATAGCTTCTGTTGTGGTAATCTTCTCCAACGGATCATCGCTTGCTTCAAACTGAGAGAAGTAGAGATTAACAAGTTTGATCAGCAAGTAAGATTTGAAAGCTGTTGAAAAAGTAAAGATGTTTCAGTACCCTAAGCTTCATAGAACCTTTCAGAGTGGCTCTAACTTTGTCAAAGTCTGAGTTTACGCATCTCAGGAAATGATCAGAAGGGTTCCTCAAAGCAGGACATGGAAACCCAGCTTGTGCAAAGAACTgcatttgaaagagaaaaataaacatGGATTAGTTTTCAAGATTttcttcagagattgattggttTAGGTTACTTGCCTCATAAGCTTCAGAAGCTTGGCCAAAGTAAACAGTTTTGCCACTAGAAAGCAGATACAATCGATCAAACAACTCAAAGACCTCACTACTCGGTTGATGGATCGATGCAATCACGGTCCTTCCATCTCGTGATAGTGCACGCAATGTCTGAGTCACAAAGAAAGCAGAAGcactgaacaaaaaaaaacacacacacaagtaGTTAGGTTTAACTAGTTGTTATAGAACCTAAATAAGAAGTTGTTATGGAACCTTTACCTATCAAGACCACTTGTTGGCTCATCAAGAAAGAGTAAACGAGGTCTCATGAGAATCTCAAGAGCAATACTAACTCGTCTCTTCTCTCCACCGCTAATCCCACGCAAATGCCAGTTTCCTATAACAGTATCAGCACAGTCCTGAAGACCCATCTCTATTATTGTCCTCTCCACTAGGGCAATCTTCTCCGACCGTAACATCTTGTCAGGAAGACGAACTCTCGCTGAATACCATATAGTCTCTCTCACGGTTAACGTGCCGATTAAGTTATCGTCTTGCGTCACATAAGCCTGTAAATAATTaccataacaaacaaacaaaaacacactACATGAGTCAATAGcaagcaaacaaaaaacaatagcTAAGATCCAAAATCCAAGAACATTCTTATATTATTTCATATCAAGACATGCAACAGCTAAAACCTATGCAGAAGCATATATGTGtctgaaaatttgtttttttttttaatattaagtaagcctttttacaaaaaaaaatatatatatgtggctgaaaaaaaaaactttatataaagTTGAAAAGTTGGGAgttattttttaccaaaaaaaagtgacttatttttaataagttaacAAACTATGATTGAAGATTAAAAGATGTGTAATAAGTTGGTACTAACAGCTGTTCCAAAGGAGAGTTTGGTTTTGCGGCCGTTAAGAAGAACGGTGCCGGAGAGAAAAGCGTTAGCGGCGAGGCGGCTAGCAAGAGCGTCGAGCATAGTAGATTTTCCGGAGCCGGAAGGGCCCATGAGAGCCGTTAGAGTACCCGGTTCGGCGTAACCGGTGAGACCCTCAAGAACGTTCTGAGTCTCACCATCTCCCATAGTCACCATCACCGTCAGATCTTGCCACGTAAGCCTCGCGGAGACATCTCCTACGAACTCCGTTGGTGTTTTCTCTCTCCATATGGCTTCACTCAAGGGACTTAACCCACCAACCGGAAAGTTCCCTCCCCCGACCGAGGCCGGTACGGTGGTTTGTTGTCTGCTTGGTTCTATCTCCATTTAGTAACCAAAACAGAGGAGTTATGcttgaagaaaaaaacagaatccGAGAAAACTGAGAAAAGGGTTTGTCGAGAAAATGGAAAAGGTGTGAACTTTGAATTGGAAGACGAAGAGAGTATTGAATCAGGTTAAATAGGAGAGATTCAGGAGAAAAGAGCTTAGTGTATCAGAGTCGTGAGAAAGTTGCATGAACAACAAACTTGGACTCGTTTCTATTCTCATGAACTTGGATgactgaaacaaacaaaacactttttcttctctttttgttgGTTTATTCTCCTCTTATCTTCAAGATAACTGGTtctttgaataatatttttcttggttCAAACAAGAAACGAGATAGTTATGAAGACAGCAAAGAGATGGTTGGCAGAAGAATTGAATGGAAAAATTAAGATGAAAGTGTGGGGTccaattttttcttctattctTTTGCTGCAACATTTAATGTAGGCTGGTAGTAGATAGATGGTTGCATACTTGCATTAAGTATCAATAGACCGCCCCAAATTTGATAATACTTTTTTCATAAGGAAAGATATTTGATCGAACTTTGTAagattgttattttgttttgtttagatgaataaatagatttttatatctTATGCTTATTGGTAGTGAAAAGGGTTAGAAAGATTAGTAGTCGTAGctcttaaaacatcttactAAAGTGGTGGTATGTTTTAATGACTGACTATTTTGAAACTGAATCTATCTGCACAGCTAAATTTCGGTGTGAAAGATAGATAGGAATGAAATAgatctaatttaaaaaaaaatgtttttgtcttCTAATTATAAAACATGTATACAAATTAAATGTAGAAATAATGTTGACAGAAAAGTGCCGACGAAATATTAGACAAGAGTATGAGTCTATAGTTGATTTGTTCATTTGTTGGTACTTGTTTTGTTAACAAGGACCCTTCGATAGCATTCTACGTAGGTCCAAGTGTCATTAGTTATAAATGCTACCTCCTTTGTTCTCCAAATATTCATATTGGGCTAAGACGTTGAATGAAACGTTTTATTGGGCACTCTATAAAAGTTCTGCTGGATCAGTAAGTGTGTCACAGAACAGCTAAGCCCAATATAAATGGAACGCGGGGAATGGTGATAAACTGATAATGGTCCTCTAACCAAATTGATTTCCTCTGTTTTACAATTGAATCCGTGGTTTTAGAAGAAAAGggaaaataaatacattatgtAATCCGTGACAAAATTAGCTTTTAATTACCTTTTTAGTGAGAAAAACAGGTTGTGTATACATTTGTCACATCCTAATTTGACAAGTAGGGACTACTATtatcatactccctccgttttatattgtaagtagttttagcaaaaaatgtttgtttcacagtataagtagttttcatatttcaatgcacattttctctttattggatattgtgtaaccaatcaaataatactagttttttttataataggttgagtttattagttaaataatattttttacaaaaacaacaatttcttaatattagtgcttttaactaaaactacttacgatatgaaacagagggagtacaaAACAAAAGACGAGGTGACTATTATTATCAATGTACTCGTCGCATCGTACGGTTCAAAACATACTTGGGGAACAAAAacaatactccctccgtttttaaaTAGATGgtgttttaagaaatttttaatgtttcaaaatagatgatattttcatatattaatgcattttttcactttatcaaaaactgtgtaactaatgatattttgtagtctattttgtgattggttgaataacttttaatttatattttaatgatattttaagataaaaaataaattttttaatagttgtatacaattttaaaatttcgtgTATTTTGAAATAGACGAGGGAGTACAAGAAATGAGGTAAACGACAAGAAGAAACGGAACACTTGACTCGATCTAACAAAGCCACCTCTCCACGTGTAAactttatttgtttcatttctttttattttctttattattcgGGATGGATCCCCATGTCGGATCTTGTAATAATGCACCACAACTAATTTGTGTGAACTCGGTAATTATCACATGCGAGTAAATAATGTCGCTTAACAATATAAGAGACAAGATAAggtagaaaacaaaacataaagagAAGCAAAACGCGATAGATCGACGCAGCTTTCCCGTTACGTGGCAACCAGATAGACCCATCACTGCCCTCACTTACACGACTTTACACTAAGACTTACACATGTACGGTTCTT
The Brassica oleracea var. oleracea cultivar TO1000 unplaced genomic scaffold, BOL UnpScaffold00831, whole genome shotgun sequence DNA segment above includes these coding regions:
- the LOC106320154 gene encoding rhodanese-like domain-containing protein 8, chloroplastic, with amino-acid sequence MILSQCVLSQAEKIMRASPAAILSLSLASTKTRFSSELIQLKKHVSNTHIFSRPVRLVSKQPSIRWTFSCKCRNRGRNYSKFDDEGEDFIVVNFYRFVSIQDPAAEIEKHLSFLQDLNIRGRIYLNEQGINAQYSGPSKDALAYVEWLKEDERFSDILVQMSPAIGRHAFPKLKLQNKPSLVQYEGGISHLPLLDPPMRAKPLEPSEWKEKLKDLTDDGEASPSDSGRSCILLDVRNGYEWDVGHFRGARRPEVDCFRNTSFGLSDEKEAPSDPLINVDKEKTDILMYCTGGIRCDVYSTVLRQRGFKNLYTLKGGVSHYLEEEGTSDWVGNLFVFDSRLSLPPAAYSNNTVDEAIITPQTPVDTSFARCYICDSQVHELRHRNCANLDCNLLFLCCAECVVNLKGCCCSDCVTAPRLRPVLHGIKRYEKWHVYRDS
- the LOC106320153 gene encoding ABC transporter G family member 11, with product MEIEPSRQQTTVPASVGGGNFPVGGLSPLSEAIWREKTPTEFVGDVSARLTWQDLTVMVTMGDGETQNVLEGLTGYAEPGTLTALMGPSGSGKSTMLDALASRLAANAFLSGTVLLNGRKTKLSFGTAAYVTQDDNLIGTLTVRETIWYSARVRLPDKMLRSEKIALVERTIIEMGLQDCADTVIGNWHLRGISGGEKRRVSIALEILMRPRLLFLDEPTSGLDSASAFFVTQTLRALSRDGRTVIASIHQPSSEVFELFDRLYLLSSGKTVYFGQASEAYEFFAQAGFPCPALRNPSDHFLRCVNSDFDKVRATLKGSMKLRFEASDDPLEKITTTEAIRLLVDYYHTSDYYYNAKAKVEEISQYKGTILDSGGSQASFLLQTYTLTKRSFINMSRDFGYYWLRLLIYILVTVCIGTIYWNVGTSYSAILARGSCASFVFGFVTFMSIGGFPSFVEDMKVFQRERLNGHYGVAAFVIANTLAATPFLIIITFISGTICYFMVGLHPGFTHYLFFVLCLYASVTVVESLMMAIASIVPNFLMGIIIGAGIQGIFMLVSGFFRLPNDIPKLFWRYPMSYISFHFWALQGQYQNDLRGLMFDSQGSAFKIPGEYVLENVFQINVHRSKWINLSVILSMIIIYRIIFFIMIKTNEDVTPWVRGYIARRRMKQKNGTQNTTVAPDGLTQSPSLRNYIATRTNGAPRW